One region of Esox lucius isolate fEsoLuc1 chromosome 17, fEsoLuc1.pri, whole genome shotgun sequence genomic DNA includes:
- the spcs1 gene encoding signal peptidase complex subunit 1 — protein MISYLPNCRTNMLSIFNSIPTHMDYKGQKLAEQIFQGIILVSAVIGFAYGLIIEQFGWTVYIVLAGFAVSCLLTLPPWPMYRQNPLSWQPALPETTGETQQKPQENLKKKKHK, from the exons ATGATTAGTTATCTTCCTAACTGTCGTACAAATATGTTGTCTATTTTCAACTCAATTCCTACACACATG GATTATAAAGGCCAGAAGCTGGCGGAGCAGATCTTCCAAGGAATCATTCTAGTCTCAGCG GTCATTGGATTCGCTTACGGTCTTATCATTGAACAGTTTGGGTGGACTGTGTATATAGTGTTAGCTGGTTTTGCAGTATCTTGTTTG CTGACCCTGCCTCCTTGGCCCATGTACAGACAAAACCCTCTCTCCTGGCAGCCAGCCCTACCAGAGACTACAGGAGAAACCCAGCAAAAGCCCCAGGAGAATCTCAAGAAGAAGAAGCACAAGTAG